In Fusobacterium nucleatum, the genomic stretch GTCTATACCAAGATATATTTATATTATATTTTCTAAATTGTGCCTTAGGAGTATATTCATTTCTATACCATTCTTCGCTATCATTGTTAGCTGCAAATCTTTTCAATCCAAAGCTTACTCCTAAATTTGCGCTCAACAGTCCTGAAAATATTCTCCCTGTATATGTTGTATCTACTGTTAAGACAGACAGTTTTCTTGAATTAGAAACTAATCGCACATCATCAATATAGTTTTTAGAATCCTTTAAAGTTATTTTTGCTCCTATATCTATTTTATGATTTTCATTTCTATGTAACATTTTTCTTATAGCAAATGTCTGATTTTCTGTTTTTCCTGTTGCTTTATATGTTCTTCCTAATGCTGGTATACTTCTTAGATATTCAGAGTTATCATAGTTATAACTAAAAGTCCAATATTTAAAAGGGACTGATATTCCAAAACTAAAATTTTTAGTATCTCTTTCTTTGTATTGTCTTTGTAGTTTATTTTGATAAGAAAAATCTAAACTCTCATTCAATCCAAATATATTATGAGTATTTAGAAAATATCTAAGTCTATGTCTTGAAGTATCATGTTGTCCTAAATCATTATAGTTTACTCCAAAACTTATTGGCTTATTATCTCTTTTAATATATATGTTGCTATATCCATTTTTATCACTAGCTTTAATATCCATCTTTGAATTATCACCAAGATTATCAATTCCTTGATCCAAATCTCTAATGTTTAAAATATTATTTTCTTTTTGTGGAAAAGTTATAAAGGTCTTAAACTTATTTTCCTTCCCATCATAGAAAACTTTATCTATTTTTCCTTCTAAAATAAAAAGAGATATATCACCACTTTCAAAATTGGATTTTTCCATATTAAGTCCAACTTTTGTAGTAACATATCCACTTTCAATGTATTTATTTTCTAATTCATTTATCAGGGTATAGATATTTTTATCTCTACCTATATATTTTCTTAAAATAGCATTTATCTGAAAATCTTCAAATATTGTATTGCCTTCCAAGTCAATAGAATTTACATTTAGAATTAAATTCTTTTGCTCATTTTTGCCAATATTTTGAGGAGTTAAAAAATTTTGATTTCTTATTAATTCATCAAAATTTTGTTGTTCTTGTCTTCTTTTTTCTATATCTATTTCATCAACAGCATAAGACAAAGAAAAAATTAATAAAGATAATAGAAATATTTTTCTAAACATATCTTGTCCCTCCATTCTTATTTTCTATGTATAATAGTACTACTTTTTTCTTTTATTGTCAATTAAAAACTTTCATTTATATACTTCAACTTATATATTTTACTTATATTTTAATTGTTTTTTTATCTGAACAGTTAAGAATTTTTTTAAAATAGAATAAATAATTTTATTTTTAAAAATTTTTATTGACAAATAAAATAATCCTTTTTAAATTTATCTTATAAGTTAAAAATTATTTTAGAAAGGATTAATCTATTATGATTGATAAGAGATTATACAATTTTTCAGGAAACATAAAAAAATATATATCAATAACAACTTTTTTATCCTGTGTAAAACTTATTGCAAATATATTTTTTTATTTTATCTTTGCTTTTTTATTAGTAAGTTTAATCAATAAAGATTTTTCATTTTCTTACAGCCATATAATTATTTCAATATTAATTATAGTTTTTGTAAGACAATTCTCAACAATTAAAGTTGCACATATGTTAGGAAATTTAGTGGTTGATGTAAAAAGAAATCTAAGAAAGCTTATACTTGAAAAAACTTTAAAGCTTGGTTTAGCTTATTCACAACTTTTTAAAACACAGGAGCTGATACATTTATCAGTTGACAATATAGAACAACTTGAAGTTTATTTTGGAGGATTCTTAACTCAATTTTATTATTGTATTGTTTCTAGTTTTATTTTATTTTTTTCAATAGCATATTTTAATTTAAAAATTGCCTTTATTTTACTTGGATTTTCTTTGGCTATTCCTTTATCTCTATATATTATTTTAGATAAGGTAAAAAAAATCCAAAAAAAATATTTTGCAAAATATATGAATGTCGGAACTTTATTTTTAGATAGTTTACAAGGTCTAACAATTCTTAAAATATATGGGACAGATGAAAAAAGAGAAGAAGAAATAGCTAAGATGTCAGAGGAATTTAGAATTGAAACTATGAGAGTTTTAAAAATGCAACTTCTCTCTATTGCAGCAATTAATTGGATTATCTATGCAGGTACTATACTTGCAATAGTAACTTCTATTAAATTATTTTTAAATGGAAGTTTAGGACTATTTCCTATGTTATTTATTTTTATGCTTGCACCTGAATTTTTTATTCCTATGAGAACATTGACTTCACTTTTTCATGTTGCTATGACTGGTGTTTCAGCAGCAGAAAATATTATTTCTTTTGTTGATTCACCTGAAAGAAATAATAATGGAAATAAAGAATTTAAAAACGAAAATAAAATTAAAGTTTCCAAGTTAAATTTCTCATATCCAGATGGTACTCAATCTTTAAAAGATATAGATATGTCTTTTAAAAAGGGAAATCTAACAGCTGTTGTAGGACATTCTGGTTGTGGAAAATCTACATTAGTTTCTGTTTTAGCAGGAGAATTAAAATCTAAGAAAAATGAAATTTTTATTGATAATGTTGATATACAAAATATAAAAATAGAAGATAAGATTAAAAATATTTTAAAAATTACTCATGATTCACATATATTTTCTGGAACAGTTAGAGAAAACTTGACTATGGCTAATGAAAATTTAAGTGATGAAACTATGATAGAAGTTCTTAAAAAAGTTAAACTATGGGATATTTTCTCAAAAAATAAAGGACTTGATACAAGTTTAGAAAGTCAAGGAAAAAATCTATCTGGTGGACAGGCACAAAGGGCGGCACTTGCAAGAGCATTATTATATGATGCCTCTGTTTATATATTTGACGAGGCAACTTCAAATATAGATATAGAATCAGAAGAAATTATTTTAAATATTATTTATTCTTTATCTAAAGAAAAAACTGTTATCTATA encodes the following:
- a CDS encoding ABC transporter ATP-binding protein/permease, with the translated sequence MIDKRLYNFSGNIKKYISITTFLSCVKLIANIFFYFIFAFLLVSLINKDFSFSYSHIIISILIIVFVRQFSTIKVAHMLGNLVVDVKRNLRKLILEKTLKLGLAYSQLFKTQELIHLSVDNIEQLEVYFGGFLTQFYYCIVSSFILFFSIAYFNLKIAFILLGFSLAIPLSLYIILDKVKKIQKKYFAKYMNVGTLFLDSLQGLTILKIYGTDEKREEEIAKMSEEFRIETMRVLKMQLLSIAAINWIIYAGTILAIVTSIKLFLNGSLGLFPMLFIFMLAPEFFIPMRTLTSLFHVAMTGVSAAENIISFVDSPERNNNGNKEFKNENKIKVSKLNFSYPDGTQSLKDIDMSFKKGNLTAVVGHSGCGKSTLVSVLAGELKSKKNEIFIDNVDIQNIKIEDKIKNILKITHDSHIFSGTVRENLTMANENLSDETMIEVLKKVKLWDIFSKNKGLDTSLESQGKNLSGGQAQRAALARALLYDASVYIFDEATSNIDIESEEIILNIIYSLSKEKTVIYISHRLPAIKNADCIYVMDKGKVIENGKHDELYAKKELYYNMYKHQEELETYLTKRGENNEKSFNF
- a CDS encoding ShlB/FhaC/HecB family hemolysin secretion/activation protein, which codes for MFRKIFLLSLLIFSLSYAVDEIDIEKRRQEQQNFDELIRNQNFLTPQNIGKNEQKNLILNVNSIDLEGNTIFEDFQINAILRKYIGRDKNIYTLINELENKYIESGYVTTKVGLNMEKSNFESGDISLFILEGKIDKVFYDGKENKFKTFITFPQKENNILNIRDLDQGIDNLGDNSKMDIKASDKNGYSNIYIKRDNKPISFGVNYNDLGQHDTSRHRLRYFLNTHNIFGLNESLDFSYQNKLQRQYKERDTKNFSFGISVPFKYWTFSYNYDNSEYLRSIPALGRTYKATGKTENQTFAIRKMLHRNENHKIDIGAKITLKDSKNYIDDVRLVSNSRKLSVLTVDTTYTGRIFSGLLSANLGVSFGLKRFAANNDSEEWYRNEYTPKAQFRKYNINISWYRPISKFYYKANIVGQYSKDILYSQEKIGIGDDTSVRGFKDESTQGDKGFYIRNEIGYKGNQFLEPYIGYDYGRVFNNKVNDNKVETLQGVAIGIKGYFKGFEGNFSLAKPIDKPRYFRNNKAVVYTTITYRF